The Deinococcus aquaticus genomic interval GGACATCGAGCAGGCGCTGTAACCCCGTTCGTCCGGCTTCCGTATCATCGGATTCCGTCTGTTCCGTTGGCAGATCGGAACACCACCGATCTGCCAACTCCACGCCCGGCAGCCCGCTTCCGCTCCCACTCGCATCCGCTCGGATTGAATGGTTCTGGCAAACCATTCAATCGGAGTCTGGATCAGTCGAACAGGGTGGGGGTGCGCTCCGGGACCTGCTGCGCCTTGCGGTCACGTTTCACGCGGTACATGGCGTGATCCGCGCCGGACAGCAGGGCGCTGGTGGTCACGCCCGCCAGCAGACGGCTGTGCATCTGTCCCACCGAACCGGCGGTCGTGAGCGTCTGTCCGTCCGGCAGGGTGATGGGCCGCGCGATCAGCGCCGCGATCTGCCCGGCCAGCGCCTCACCCCGCCCGGGGCTGCCCAGGAACACCAGCGCGAACTCGTCGCCGCTGAGGCGGGCGGGCAGCAGGTCGGGTTCCTGCGCGGCCAGTCCGGTCAGGCGATGCCCGGTCACGCGCAGCACCTCGTCCCCGGCGGCGTGCCCGTACCCGTCGTTCACGGTCTTGAAGCCGTCCAGATCCAGGAACAGCACGCCCACGTCGGTCCTGGCGGGGTTCTGCGCCAGCCAGCTGTCCAGGCGGTCCAGGCACGCGCGGCGGTTGGGCAGGCCGGTCAGGTCGTCGGTGTGCAGTTGCCGCCACAGGTCCTGGCGGCTGCTCTGAAGGGCCTGCGCGGTGCTGCGCAGTCGGGTGGTCAGGCGGCGTTGCCGCACACCCAGCAGTTCCTGCCGGATCAGCAGCAGCGCCGTGAGCGCCATGATTCCGACAAAGATGCCGTTCTCCACGGACTCCCCGTGCGAGATCAGGGCCCACGTCAGTGCGGCGACAGCCAGCGACGCGTACGGTCCCAGTTGCACCAGGGTCGGAACCCAGGCGGGCTGGTTCCAGTCGGGCCGGTCGGTGGGGGGCAGGGCGCGCAGGGCCGACAGGCCGAACGCTCCCATGGCGGCCGTCCACAGGACCGTGACGGGATGCGCCGGCGAGTACGCCTCGCGGGAGCTGAGCGCCACGTACGCCACGTCTCCCGCCACGATCATCACGACGCCCGCCACGAGCGGCGCGGCCAGCAGCGGCAGGCGGCGGCGCGAGAACAGTAGCGCCAGCAGCGTGCTGAGGATCCAGGCGTCCAGCGCCGGGTACAGCACGCCCGTCCACCACGCCAGTTGCTGCTGCCCCGGAACCTGCCTTGCCAGCAGCACGTACAGCGGCAGGATGATGGTCAGGGTGGTCGCCAGGATGTTCAGTTTCGGCACGAGTGGCAGCGCCCGCCCGCCCCCCAGGGGCCGCAGCGCCCACCACAGCAGCGGGTAGAACAGCAGGTACAGCACGTCGGCGGCAGTGGGCACGCCGGTCATGACGGCCAGGGCCGGGGTGGCGTACACGAACACCACCTCGGCCGCCACGTACGTTCCCACGGCGGCCAGCAGGCGGCGGAACACCGTCCCGGGCGGCCCGCCAACCCGCACGGACGCCAGGGCCAGCGCTCCCAGCGCCAGCACCCGCATCAGCAGGCCCGTCCAGATCGCCCCTTCCGGGTGGCCGGTCAGCAGCAGGCCCAGCGTCGCCGCGCAGATCGTGGCGACCAGCACGACACCGCGCCCCCACCAGTGTGCGGGAAGTGGGGAGGGCGCGGGGACGCTCATGACCCCAGTGTTTCACCCGTTCGTTGACATGAATCCCACAACCTCACCCCGAACCGCTTCATGAACCGGTCAGCTGGGGGGAGGGGTGGCCGCTTACAGCCAGGCTTTCTGGCCCAGGATGTACTCCCGCTCGAAGTCTGCGTCACTCTTGGTCAGGTAGATGATGCCCTCGACCAGTCCCAGCAGGCCCACGGCGCTGCTGACCAGCGCGGCCAGCGGCAACGTGATGACCAGCCCGAAGCCCAGCGTCAGCAGGCCCAGCACGAACGCCACGATCCACACGCCCACGTTCACGCCCAGCATGATCGCGCCGGGCGTGGTGTTCCCCAGGTAGAACTTGTGCACGCCCAGGCTGCCCAGGAAGATGCCCAGCAGACCCGCGATCAGCTTCTTCTGCGCGACGTCCGCGCGGCCCAGCGGCTGTGGGGCCTGTGGTCGCGCCGGCTCTCCGAACGTGTCCAGATTGGAAGCGGGCGGCGTGACCAGCGGCGCGCTCAGGCCCGGCTGTGGTGCCGCCGGTTTCGTCAGGGACGGCGATGCGGTCGGGACCGGAGTGGCCGGGGGAATGCGCAGGTCCTGGGTACGCCCGTCGTCCGGTCCGCTCGTGCCCGCGCGGCCCAGCACTTCATCCACCCACGACGGCGCGTTGCCCGGCGTGCTCTTCCCGTCATCTTCCGGTCTGGTCATGCCCCCACAGTACCCCCCGGAAGGCCCGGCGTTCATCCTCCGAAAGTCACCGGGTCCGCGCCGCGCAGAGCTGGTCCGCGCCGGTCAGGGCCGCACGCCGCGCGCCACGATCACCGGCAGCGGCACGGTCAGCGGCCCCCGCAGGAACAGCGGCGCGAGGTCCAGCCCGCAGTGCTGCGCCACGATCTGCGCCCGCACGGAAGGCGCGAACCCCGCCAGCGGCTGCCCCTCCAGGCCCGCCGCGATCTCGTCCCAGCGGTCCCCCACGCCCGCCAGGGTGTACGGCAACTCCGTGCGGTCCACCTGCACGTCCCGCAGGCCCGCGCCCAGCAGCAGGTCCCGCGCGGCCTCCGGCGTGGGAATGCGGCCCAGCGGCGGGAACCCCGGCGTGACCCCGTGCGACTCCAGCCGCGCCCGCCACAACCCCGGCAGGTCCCCCAGCAGGCCCCGCCCGAACGACGAGAACACCACCGACCCGCCCGGCCGCACCACCCGCCGCCACTCGCGCAGCGCCGCGCCCATGTCCGGCATGAAGAACAACCCCGACGCGCACACCACCACGTCGAACGACCCGTCCGGGAACGGCAGGCGCGCCGCGTCCCCCACCACGAACCGCGCGCCCGGCACGCGCCGCCGCGCGACCTCCACCATGCCCGCTGACAGGTCCAGGCCCACCACGGACCCGCCCGTGCTCCCCTGACCGGCCTTTACCTGCCCGGTCAGGGCCAGCGCCACGCCGCCTGTCCCGGTCATCACGTCCAGCGCCGCCTGCCCCGGCCGCGCACCCACCCGGTCCGCCACGAACGCCGCCACCCGCGCCAGGAACCCCAGCCGGTCGTACCCGCCGGCCAGCGCGTCGAACTGCTGCCGGTTGCGGTCCTCCCACCCCTCAGGTGTCGTCATGCCCTACCTTATCCGGACTCCGGTGGAATGGTCTGAACAACAGTTCTATCCGAGCGGCTGCGGGGAGGGAACGGGCTCCGGACTACACCCCGCTCAGGGCGGCCTGCACCTGCGCCACCCGATCGGGCACGCTGCCGCGCAGCACCGTGAACGGCACGCCCCGCGTGGCGAGGTCCTGCCGGATGAACGCCTGCTGCACGGCCCGCACCTCGGTGTTCGCGCGCCAGCCGTCCTGCTCGTGCGGGAGGTCGGTGTCGCACAGGAACGCGTGCGCGTAGCGGGCCCGGCAGGCATCGGCCAGGGCGCTCAGTTCCGCCGGGGCCGCGCCGGTCAGCAGGTGCGACCACATCAGGGTGGTGGCAGCGTTCGTGTCGCTGAACACCCACTCGCGCACGCCGGGCGACCTCGCGGCCTCGTCCTCCAGCGCCCGGTGGCCCCGCGCGATCTCCAGGAAGTGCTCGGGGCTCAGCGCGCCTTCCTCGCGTTCGTACACGTCCCGGCCGTACTCGCGCACCCAGGTCGTGCCGAAGGCCTCGCCCAGCGCCCGCGTCAGGGTGCTCTTGCCGGTGCTCTCCGCGCCCAGGATCACCACGCGCCGCACGAAGTGGGCGTACACCACGGGATCGAGGAACTCCCGCAGGCCGTGCACGTCCGCCCGCAGCGCCGTGCCGCTGACCGGTAAGATCTGCCGCGCTTGATCCACGCACACGTGCGCCGCGCCCAGCGACGCCGCGAACGCCTCGCCGTACCCCTCGGACGTGAACACCGCGTCCGGACGCACGCCCCAGCCGTCCAGCACGCCGCGCACGTACTCGCGGTGCACGGCGTCCGGCTCGTCGTTCATGGGTGGGTGCGGGGCGTCCGGCAGCAGTTCCAGGCCCGGAAACAGCCGCGCCGGGTACAGCGCCTGGAGCCAGCCGCGCCGCAGCGGACTGGGCATCTCCGGGAAGTCCGGGCGGGAGTACACCCACACGCTCACACGCTCGCAGCGGGCCAGGGCTGCGTCCAGCAGCCGCATATGCCCCCGGTGCAGCGGCGCGAACTTCCCCACGATCAGGCCGTGCCGGAACTGCTGGCCCTGAAGGTCAGGCAAACGCCACTTCCCGCCGCTCGTCGCGCCGCCACGCGCGCCAGCCGACCACGCTCATGGCTGCCAGCACGAACTGCAACGCGAACAGCACCCAGTACTCCGCGTGCCAGAAGTACACCGCCTGCACGGCATTCACCGCGATCCACACCGGCCACGACCACGCCCA includes:
- a CDS encoding GGDEF domain-containing protein; the protein is MSVPAPSPLPAHWWGRGVVLVATICAATLGLLLTGHPEGAIWTGLLMRVLALGALALASVRVGGPPGTVFRRLLAAVGTYVAAEVVFVYATPALAVMTGVPTAADVLYLLFYPLLWWALRPLGGGRALPLVPKLNILATTLTIILPLYVLLARQVPGQQQLAWWTGVLYPALDAWILSTLLALLFSRRRLPLLAAPLVAGVVMIVAGDVAYVALSSREAYSPAHPVTVLWTAAMGAFGLSALRALPPTDRPDWNQPAWVPTLVQLGPYASLAVAALTWALISHGESVENGIFVGIMALTALLLIRQELLGVRQRRLTTRLRSTAQALQSSRQDLWRQLHTDDLTGLPNRRACLDRLDSWLAQNPARTDVGVLFLDLDGFKTVNDGYGHAAGDEVLRVTGHRLTGLAAQEPDLLPARLSGDEFALVFLGSPGRGEALAGQIAALIARPITLPDGQTLTTAGSVGQMHSRLLAGVTTSALLSGADHAMYRVKRDRKAQQVPERTPTLFD
- a CDS encoding TM2 domain-containing protein is translated as MTRPEDDGKSTPGNAPSWVDEVLGRAGTSGPDDGRTQDLRIPPATPVPTASPSLTKPAAPQPGLSAPLVTPPASNLDTFGEPARPQAPQPLGRADVAQKKLIAGLLGIFLGSLGVHKFYLGNTTPGAIMLGVNVGVWIVAFVLGLLTLGFGLVITLPLAALVSSAVGLLGLVEGIIYLTKSDADFEREYILGQKAWL
- a CDS encoding class I SAM-dependent methyltransferase codes for the protein MTTPEGWEDRNRQQFDALAGGYDRLGFLARVAAFVADRVGARPGQAALDVMTGTGGVALALTGQVKAGQGSTGGSVVGLDLSAGMVEVARRRVPGARFVVGDAARLPFPDGSFDVVVCASGLFFMPDMGAALREWRRVVRPGGSVVFSSFGRGLLGDLPGLWRARLESHGVTPGFPPLGRIPTPEAARDLLLGAGLRDVQVDRTELPYTLAGVGDRWDEIAAGLEGQPLAGFAPSVRAQIVAQHCGLDLAPLFLRGPLTVPLPVIVARGVRP
- a CDS encoding AAA family ATPase, which encodes MPDLQGQQFRHGLIVGKFAPLHRGHMRLLDAALARCERVSVWVYSRPDFPEMPSPLRRGWLQALYPARLFPGLELLPDAPHPPMNDEPDAVHREYVRGVLDGWGVRPDAVFTSEGYGEAFAASLGAAHVCVDQARQILPVSGTALRADVHGLREFLDPVVYAHFVRRVVILGAESTGKSTLTRALGEAFGTTWVREYGRDVYEREEGALSPEHFLEIARGHRALEDEAARSPGVREWVFSDTNAATTLMWSHLLTGAAPAELSALADACRARYAHAFLCDTDLPHEQDGWRANTEVRAVQQAFIRQDLATRGVPFTVLRGSVPDRVAQVQAALSGV